A region from the Silene latifolia isolate original U9 population chromosome 7, ASM4854445v1, whole genome shotgun sequence genome encodes:
- the LOC141590219 gene encoding kinesin-like protein KIN-14N, whose protein sequence is MEISDNPGREEPEPAFKLSGCDSFENMDEYAIIYSLELNFDTSKKQSAQGWNYDMQASVLEIHNNTIRDLSVSNRINNDKKHEIKTDANGDQYVFDLNSVDVCSSEEAALLLKQAAECRSVGKT, encoded by the exons ATGGAAATATCTGATAATCCCGGGAGAGAAGAGCCTGAACCTGCTTTCAAG TTAAGTGGCTGTGATTCATTTGAGAACATGGATGAATATGCAATTATATATTCATTGGAACTTAACTTTGACACCAGTAAGAAGCAGTCAGCCCAAGGCTGGAATTATGACATGCAA GCCTCAGTGTTGGAGATACACAACAACACAATACGGGATCTCTCGGTATCTAACCGTATCAATAATGACAAAAAACATGAAATTAAGACTGATGCAAATGGAGACCAATATGTGTTTGACCTTAACAGTGTAGATGTTTGCAGCTCAGAAGAGGCTGCTTTACTTCTGAAGCAGGCAGCAGAATGCCG GTCTGTGGGCAAGACATAA